A part of Criblamydia sequanensis CRIB-18 genomic DNA contains:
- a CDS encoding 50S ribosomal protein L11 methyltransferase translates to MLHYKLIIPIENENVIISYLESKNLPVFAVVETEGEVEIFTAFERNEEVELNELKEKFNPFKAEALGTGVVDWESEWQAHSKYYQDGFLKIQPIDFGKSGREISMLPGPGFGDLSHMTTELTLKLMSKLPLKEAFCIDIGSGSGILSIAAASWGAKKVIALDIDPEAVSHTKENAKLNHFDSIIEAHLTPFEGLLDSLLNQKTLFVFMNMIESEQKTAFHQTQIEKLKGVEIYLVTSGILEKDKTKYIQKQIKAGFRLQESLEKEGWVACVFKN, encoded by the coding sequence TTGTTGCATTATAAACTAATTATCCCAATTGAAAACGAGAACGTTATTATTTCTTATTTAGAATCAAAAAATTTGCCTGTTTTTGCAGTTGTTGAAACAGAAGGTGAAGTTGAAATATTTACCGCTTTTGAAAGAAATGAAGAGGTTGAATTAAACGAGCTTAAAGAGAAATTTAATCCTTTTAAAGCAGAAGCTTTGGGAACCGGGGTTGTGGATTGGGAATCGGAGTGGCAAGCCCATTCTAAATATTATCAAGACGGCTTTTTAAAAATTCAACCCATTGATTTTGGAAAAAGCGGCCGCGAAATTAGTATGCTTCCCGGGCCCGGATTTGGGGACCTTTCCCATATGACGACAGAGCTTACCTTAAAACTTATGTCTAAGCTTCCTTTAAAAGAAGCTTTTTGCATAGATATAGGATCGGGAAGCGGCATTTTGTCAATTGCTGCAGCTTCCTGGGGTGCGAAAAAAGTAATCGCTCTTGATATTGACCCTGAAGCTGTTTCTCACACTAAGGAAAATGCCAAGTTAAACCACTTTGACTCAATCATAGAAGCTCATTTAACCCCTTTTGAGGGGCTTCTAGATAGTCTTCTTAATCAGAAAACACTTTTTGTGTTTATGAACATGATTGAAAGCGAGCAAAAGACAGCTTTCCATCAAACGCAAATAGAAAAGCTTAAGGGGGTGGAGATATATCTTGTGACGTCAGGTATCCTTGAAAAAGATAAGACGAAATATATTCAAAAGCAAATAAAAGCCGGCTTTAGGCTGCAAGAAAGCCTTGAAAAAGAGGGATGGGTGGCTTGCGTTTTTAAGAATTAA
- a CDS encoding FmdB family zinc ribbon protein: MPTYDYTCENCGHRLEAFQKITSDPLTTCPKCHKEALRRGPGGGIGLSFKGSGFYITDYKSPPKSDSKDSSPKKEPQSKNDSPKGCCPCGKNKKECS; encoded by the coding sequence ATGCCGACTTATGACTACACTTGCGAAAATTGCGGACACAGACTGGAAGCCTTCCAGAAGATAACCTCAGATCCTCTTACCACTTGTCCAAAATGCCATAAAGAGGCTTTAAGACGAGGACCGGGCGGCGGGATCGGCCTTTCGTTTAAAGGAAGCGGCTTTTATATCACTGACTATAAGTCCCCGCCTAAAAGCGACAGCAAAGATTCCTCACCTAAAAAAGAGCCGCAAAGTAAAAATGATTCCCCTAAAGGATGCTGCCCATGCGGAAAAAATAAAAAAGAGTGTTCTTAA
- the groL gene encoding chaperonin GroEL (60 kDa chaperone family; promotes refolding of misfolded polypeptides especially under stressful conditions; forms two stacked rings of heptamers to form a barrel-shaped 14mer; ends can be capped by GroES; misfolded proteins enter the barrel where they are refolded when GroES binds) — protein MAAKMLQFRDEALKSIAKGLKTLAKAVKVTLGPKGRNVVIKKGFGTPTSTKDGVTVAKEIALKDKFENMGAQLVKEIASKTSEVAGDGTTTAIVLAEALFQAGAKNVATGANPILVKRGIDKAVDTLCDALSKLAKPVHSSEEIKQIATISANNDLEIGSLISEAMEKVGKDGIITVSEAKGIDTTLDVVEGLQFDKGYLSPYFITNPENMSVEMENAFILLTDKKISTAKDLIPILEQIGEKGGKLLIIAEDVDGEALATLVVNKLKGGMQLAAVKAPGFGDKRKAMLQDIAILTGATVITEELGMKLDETDLNSLGKAKTIKVTKEETTIIDGMGEEKAVQNRIREIKSLISNTTSDYEREQLETRLAKLAGGVAVVYVGAATETELKEKKARVEDALHATRAAVAEGVVPGGGVALLRAVKSLEDLNLTGDEAIGNAIVKKACFAPASAIASNCGKEGNLIAEKIYEGKGNFGYNGLTDEFTDLLKAGVIDPVLVTKSAIRNAASISGLLLTTACIITEKPKPKSKSPSMAGMGGMGGMGGMGGMGGMGGMGMGGMGMGGMGMGMDDMM, from the coding sequence ATGGCCGCAAAAATGCTACAATTTCGTGATGAGGCTTTAAAATCAATTGCTAAAGGACTTAAAACTTTAGCTAAAGCTGTAAAAGTCACACTTGGCCCAAAGGGTCGAAACGTCGTTATTAAAAAGGGTTTTGGCACACCAACCTCGACAAAAGACGGTGTAACCGTGGCAAAAGAGATTGCCTTAAAAGATAAATTTGAAAATATGGGAGCGCAGCTTGTAAAAGAGATCGCTTCTAAGACCTCTGAGGTGGCAGGCGATGGCACAACCACAGCCATTGTTTTAGCTGAAGCCCTTTTTCAAGCAGGAGCTAAAAACGTTGCCACAGGCGCAAACCCCATTTTAGTTAAAAGAGGCATCGATAAAGCGGTTGATACTCTTTGCGATGCCCTCTCAAAGCTTGCAAAACCTGTCCATTCGTCAGAAGAAATAAAGCAAATCGCAACGATTTCTGCAAATAACGACCTCGAAATCGGTTCTTTAATTTCTGAAGCTATGGAAAAAGTTGGAAAAGACGGGATTATCACCGTTTCAGAAGCAAAAGGCATTGATACAACACTTGATGTAGTAGAAGGCTTGCAGTTTGATAAGGGCTATCTTTCTCCTTATTTCATCACCAATCCCGAGAACATGAGTGTTGAGATGGAAAATGCTTTTATCCTCTTAACAGACAAAAAAATTTCAACAGCAAAAGATTTAATCCCAATTCTTGAACAAATCGGGGAAAAAGGCGGAAAGCTTTTAATTATTGCAGAAGATGTGGATGGGGAAGCCTTGGCTACTTTAGTTGTCAACAAGCTAAAAGGCGGCATGCAGCTTGCAGCTGTTAAAGCGCCGGGTTTTGGAGACAAGCGTAAAGCCATGCTTCAAGACATTGCCATCTTGACAGGCGCGACTGTGATCACAGAAGAGCTTGGCATGAAGCTTGATGAGACCGATTTAAACTCCCTTGGAAAAGCGAAGACTATTAAAGTCACTAAAGAAGAAACCACCATCATTGATGGCATGGGTGAAGAGAAAGCGGTTCAAAATCGCATCCGTGAAATTAAATCACTTATCTCCAATACGACATCCGATTATGAAAGAGAACAACTTGAAACTCGCCTTGCGAAACTTGCAGGCGGTGTCGCAGTAGTTTACGTTGGAGCCGCAACAGAGACTGAGCTTAAAGAGAAAAAAGCTCGGGTTGAAGATGCGCTTCATGCTACAAGAGCCGCCGTCGCAGAAGGGGTGGTTCCTGGCGGTGGAGTAGCTCTTTTAAGAGCTGTAAAATCTCTTGAAGACCTTAATCTTACAGGCGATGAAGCGATCGGGAATGCGATCGTTAAAAAAGCCTGCTTTGCTCCGGCTAGCGCGATTGCTTCCAACTGCGGAAAAGAAGGAAACCTAATCGCAGAAAAAATCTACGAAGGCAAAGGGAACTTTGGCTATAACGGCTTGACGGATGAATTTACAGATCTTCTTAAAGCCGGGGTCATTGATCCGGTACTTGTCACAAAAAGCGCTATTAGAAATGCAGCTTCGATTTCAGGGCTATTACTAACAACCGCTTGCATCATCACTGAAAAACCAAAACCTAAATCCAAATCTCCAAGCATGGCCGGAATGGGTGGTATGGGCGGCATGGGCGGCATGGGTGGTATGGGAGGAATGGGCGGCATGGGCATGGGTGGCATGGGCATGGGCGGCATGGGAATGGGAATGGATGACATGATGTAA
- a CDS encoding co-chaperone GroES, which produces MTHIKPLGDRVLIKRSKAKQTKGGIFLPDSAQEKPKEGVVVEVGPGKMNEDGKREPLVLKKGDRVLISPYGGTEVKQPSDDEEYLIMREEDVLGILS; this is translated from the coding sequence ATGACACATATTAAACCTCTTGGCGATCGCGTACTAATTAAGCGCTCCAAAGCAAAACAAACAAAAGGCGGCATTTTTTTGCCTGACTCTGCTCAGGAAAAACCAAAAGAAGGGGTCGTCGTTGAAGTCGGGCCCGGAAAAATGAATGAAGATGGAAAGCGTGAACCTTTAGTTTTAAAAAAGGGTGATCGAGTCCTCATTTCTCCATATGGCGGAACTGAAGTAAAACAGCCCTCCGATGATGAAGAATATTTGATTATGCGTGAAGAAGATGTTCTTGGAATCTTGAGCTAA
- a CDS encoding exo-beta-N-acetylmuramidase NamZ domain-containing protein has product MIKKITLTFLLFTFLQLNRPLEAKAHVKPGIEVLLKEPYIQELKGKKIGLITNHTAISSTLEHTLDLLKARENAIGFKILALFAPEHGLDGNCYAYEDVKDSCKMEIPTFSLHGKTRRPTEEMLKGLDLLIYDIQDIGSRSYTYTTTLFYVMEEAAKKNIKVLVLDRPNPLGGELIDGPMLDENLRSMVGYVNVPYCHGMTIGELAYFFNEEYRIHCPLKIIPMDGWKRSMSFEDTGLTWIPTSPQIPEPTTVFYYPTTGMLGELSLSSIGIGYTLPFKIVGAPWIEAKAFAKALNGHHFKGVRFEPFYFRPFFGKFAHQNCEGVLICITDKKMYKPVSTQFLIAGTLKSLYPEQFKEALLASQKKKDIFEKVCGSKEIYQIISEKPYIIWPLITFHENEKKIFLEKRKKYLNPNYT; this is encoded by the coding sequence ATGATTAAAAAAATCACGCTTACGTTTCTTTTATTCACCTTCTTACAACTCAACCGGCCGCTTGAAGCCAAGGCTCATGTCAAACCCGGGATCGAAGTTCTTTTAAAAGAACCCTATATTCAAGAGCTTAAGGGAAAAAAAATTGGGCTCATCACAAATCATACGGCTATCTCCTCAACTCTTGAACACACCCTGGATTTACTAAAGGCCCGCGAAAATGCGATAGGTTTTAAAATACTTGCCTTATTCGCCCCCGAACACGGCCTTGACGGGAACTGTTATGCGTATGAGGATGTGAAAGATTCTTGCAAAATGGAGATCCCGACTTTCAGCTTGCATGGCAAAACAAGAAGACCGACAGAAGAGATGCTTAAAGGGCTTGATCTTCTCATCTATGACATCCAAGATATCGGGAGTAGATCCTACACTTATACAACTACTCTTTTCTACGTCATGGAGGAAGCGGCAAAAAAAAATATTAAAGTCTTAGTTTTAGATAGGCCTAATCCCTTGGGGGGAGAATTAATCGATGGACCCATGCTCGACGAAAACTTAAGATCCATGGTGGGTTATGTTAATGTCCCTTACTGCCATGGGATGACAATCGGTGAGCTGGCTTACTTTTTTAATGAAGAATACCGTATTCACTGCCCTTTAAAAATAATCCCTATGGATGGGTGGAAAAGGTCCATGAGTTTTGAAGATACCGGGCTTACCTGGATTCCGACAAGCCCTCAAATTCCGGAACCTACAACCGTTTTTTATTACCCGACCACAGGAATGCTAGGGGAGCTATCCCTCTCAAGCATAGGCATCGGCTACACCCTTCCTTTTAAAATCGTCGGAGCTCCTTGGATTGAAGCCAAAGCTTTTGCAAAAGCCTTAAACGGGCACCATTTTAAAGGAGTTCGCTTTGAACCTTTTTATTTTAGACCTTTCTTTGGAAAATTCGCTCATCAAAATTGCGAAGGGGTTTTAATCTGCATTACCGATAAAAAAATGTATAAGCCGGTATCCACTCAATTTTTAATTGCCGGAACCTTGAAAAGTCTATATCCCGAACAGTTTAAAGAAGCTCTCTTGGCAAGCCAAAAGAAAAAAGATATTTTTGAAAAAGTATGCGGAAGTAAAGAAATTTATCAAATCATAAGTGAAAAACCCTATATCATTTGGCCTTTAATCACATTCCATGAAAATGAAAAAAAGATTTTCTTAGAAAAAAGAAAAAAATATTTAAACCCGAATTACACTTAA
- a CDS encoding bifunctional proline dehydrogenase/L-glutamate gamma-semialdehyde dehydrogenase: MINNTGLKHARELLNFLHLKPLNDEERMDHAVTLAKEILAYSEELKTDCERKREEELHKMVKDRASKTMVMQITDQVFRSKNDKRALDQLLFLLDRFDQPNFLNFGKRIGLQVIRHFGKTFPSFFLSLFKKKLRQETKTVILPGEEKPLLRHIGIRKQENVKINLNHLGEAILGEEEAKKRLSTYLEDLKKKEVECVSIKISSIYSQINLLDWDKTLAVLRENLSALYSEAKKNKIILPDGSTKYKFVYLDMEEYKDLHLTVALFKEVLSQKEFLDLSAGIVLQSYLPDSYALHEELIDFAKNRVKKGGAPIKIRLVKGANMALEELESAIEGFPKAPYSSKKEVDANYKKMMRLGLSRENAPYAHLGIGSHNLFDIALGLVLRAENGTEEFSGFEMLEGMADPLRRSLSKLAGEILLYCPAAKEEDFVNALAYLVRRLDENTAPDNFLTHLFDLKAGNRDWVAQEGSFRESYKFIEFLSNRVRRDDKANNIHSLPLNAPFINEPNVDWVVSENRDWIKEEIEKFKKDLPVSIPNVIGGKELFDGRKQNQGIDPSMPSMTAYSYALANEENVKEALLIAKEAQKKWANLEDERVRVIMHTAANLFKKRRGRLIAAMLIDTAKPIPEGDAEVSEAIDFLEYYQKNRSQWMSLKGVEYLPKGNVLIASPWNFPCSIPVGGIAAALIVRNAVLFKPAPEAILVGYEIAKLFWDAGVPKDVLQFIACEDDPVGTQLIRDPNLNTILLTGSTETAKLFMKLRPGLDLIAETGGKNAIIVSSLADRDLAIKNIIQSAFSFSGQKCSACSLVLLEAEVYDDPNFIRQLKDAVKSLTVGSAHNPSTKINPLINEPSEKFLKAMHTLEEGESWVLEPFQDKDNPRLISPGIKMGVKKDSFSFKTELFGPILSLVRVKDFKEALEIANSTSYGLTSGLQSLDIREQTEWVSKIQAGNLYVNRGITGAIVERQPFGGFKDSSFGPGIKAGGPNFLTVLAHIKETSLPEEGLEMTGLCKSFFEGIDWSFFSKEDKEKIKAAFESYSFFWNYYFDYDHDPANLRGQDNWLRYNAKEDQIIRVLEGDSLVDFLLAFGAKLSCNSKVPFSLPASMLGSIQKILPLNEFLNRDLFFEDEASFLKRAKGFKQVRFFSNPINNFLTFLQNRELDILIRKPLCNGRIELLNYLREIALSVDYHRYGNLGRRESEQRRDLKKPSFEPEDCKNCPEKKCCND; encoded by the coding sequence ATGATCAATAATACCGGTTTAAAACATGCAAGAGAACTTTTAAACTTTTTGCATTTAAAGCCCTTAAATGACGAAGAGAGGATGGATCATGCAGTCACCTTAGCTAAAGAAATCTTAGCTTATTCAGAAGAGTTAAAAACAGACTGTGAAAGAAAAAGAGAAGAAGAGCTTCATAAAATGGTCAAAGACCGAGCTTCGAAAACGATGGTCATGCAAATCACAGATCAAGTTTTTAGATCTAAAAATGATAAAAGAGCTCTTGATCAACTTCTTTTTTTACTCGATCGTTTTGATCAACCGAATTTTCTTAATTTTGGCAAACGAATTGGGCTTCAGGTCATTCGCCATTTTGGAAAAACCTTTCCTTCTTTTTTCCTATCTCTATTCAAAAAAAAGCTAAGACAAGAAACAAAAACGGTCATTTTACCGGGTGAAGAAAAGCCTCTTCTAAGGCATATCGGGATTCGAAAACAAGAAAATGTGAAAATCAATTTAAATCACTTGGGCGAAGCCATTTTAGGCGAGGAAGAAGCTAAAAAACGTTTATCGACTTACTTAGAGGATCTTAAGAAAAAAGAAGTAGAGTGTGTTTCTATCAAAATATCTAGCATTTACAGCCAGATCAACCTCTTAGACTGGGATAAAACACTTGCTGTATTAAGAGAAAATTTAAGCGCTCTTTATTCAGAAGCTAAAAAAAATAAAATTATCCTACCCGATGGATCTACAAAATATAAATTTGTTTATCTCGATATGGAAGAGTATAAAGATCTTCATCTGACGGTGGCTCTTTTTAAAGAGGTGCTTTCTCAAAAAGAATTTTTAGATTTATCCGCCGGCATAGTTTTACAAAGCTATCTTCCTGACTCTTATGCCCTTCATGAAGAATTAATCGATTTTGCAAAAAATAGGGTTAAAAAAGGAGGCGCTCCTATAAAAATCAGGCTTGTAAAAGGGGCTAATATGGCTCTTGAGGAATTAGAATCCGCGATTGAAGGCTTTCCAAAAGCTCCTTATTCTTCCAAAAAAGAAGTGGATGCCAATTATAAAAAAATGATGCGTCTTGGTTTAAGCCGAGAAAATGCCCCTTATGCCCACTTAGGAATAGGAAGCCATAATCTTTTTGATATTGCCCTAGGCCTTGTTTTAAGAGCAGAAAATGGCACAGAAGAATTTTCAGGCTTTGAAATGCTAGAGGGTATGGCAGACCCGTTAAGAAGAAGCCTTTCTAAGCTTGCAGGAGAGATTCTGCTTTATTGCCCGGCTGCAAAAGAAGAGGATTTTGTCAATGCTTTAGCCTACCTTGTAAGAAGGCTCGATGAAAATACAGCCCCTGACAATTTTTTAACGCATCTGTTTGATTTGAAAGCCGGTAATAGAGACTGGGTTGCTCAAGAGGGCTCTTTTCGCGAATCTTACAAATTTATAGAGTTTCTTTCAAATAGGGTTAGAAGAGATGATAAGGCAAACAATATTCATTCTTTACCCTTAAATGCCCCTTTTATAAATGAACCAAATGTAGATTGGGTCGTAAGTGAAAATAGGGATTGGATAAAAGAAGAAATAGAAAAATTTAAGAAGGATCTTCCCGTGTCTATTCCCAATGTCATCGGGGGTAAAGAGCTCTTTGACGGGCGAAAGCAAAATCAGGGAATAGATCCCTCTATGCCCTCAATGACAGCTTATAGCTATGCTTTGGCAAATGAGGAAAATGTAAAAGAAGCTCTTTTAATTGCTAAAGAGGCTCAAAAAAAATGGGCGAACTTAGAGGATGAAAGGGTTCGTGTCATCATGCATACCGCTGCCAATTTATTTAAAAAAAGAAGAGGGCGGCTTATTGCCGCCATGCTTATCGATACCGCAAAACCAATTCCTGAAGGCGATGCTGAGGTTTCAGAAGCGATCGATTTTTTAGAGTATTATCAAAAAAATCGATCGCAGTGGATGAGCTTAAAAGGAGTCGAGTATCTTCCCAAGGGAAATGTTCTTATTGCTTCTCCCTGGAACTTTCCCTGCTCGATTCCAGTTGGCGGGATAGCAGCAGCTTTAATTGTGAGAAATGCTGTTTTGTTTAAACCTGCACCTGAAGCTATTTTAGTGGGTTATGAAATTGCCAAACTATTTTGGGATGCGGGGGTTCCAAAGGATGTACTTCAATTCATTGCTTGCGAAGACGACCCGGTTGGCACCCAATTAATTCGCGATCCTAATTTAAACACTATTCTTTTAACCGGATCGACAGAAACGGCTAAGCTATTTATGAAATTAAGGCCGGGTTTGGATCTTATAGCTGAGACCGGCGGGAAAAATGCGATTATTGTTTCCTCGCTTGCCGATAGGGATTTGGCTATAAAGAATATTATCCAGTCCGCTTTTTCATTTTCCGGCCAAAAATGCAGCGCTTGCAGCCTTGTCTTGCTAGAAGCTGAAGTTTATGACGATCCCAACTTTATCCGTCAGCTTAAAGATGCCGTAAAAAGCTTGACGGTTGGAAGCGCTCATAATCCCTCGACTAAAATCAACCCCCTCATTAATGAGCCGAGCGAAAAGTTTTTAAAAGCTATGCATACCCTTGAGGAAGGAGAATCGTGGGTTTTAGAACCATTTCAAGATAAAGATAATCCAAGGCTTATAAGTCCTGGGATAAAAATGGGGGTTAAAAAAGATAGTTTTAGTTTTAAAACAGAGCTCTTTGGACCCATTCTTTCACTTGTTAGAGTAAAAGATTTTAAAGAAGCTCTAGAAATTGCAAACAGCACCTCTTACGGTTTAACTTCCGGACTTCAAAGTCTGGATATTCGAGAGCAAACAGAATGGGTTTCAAAAATTCAAGCAGGAAATCTTTACGTAAATCGAGGAATCACCGGGGCTATCGTTGAAAGACAGCCTTTTGGCGGTTTTAAAGATAGCAGCTTTGGACCTGGGATAAAGGCCGGGGGGCCTAATTTTTTAACTGTTCTGGCTCACATTAAGGAAACTTCTCTTCCGGAAGAAGGTTTAGAAATGACAGGCCTTTGCAAATCTTTTTTTGAAGGCATCGACTGGTCTTTTTTTTCAAAGGAGGATAAGGAAAAAATTAAAGCTGCTTTTGAAAGCTATTCCTTTTTTTGGAACTATTATTTTGACTATGACCATGACCCTGCAAACCTTCGGGGCCAAGATAATTGGCTTCGTTATAACGCTAAGGAAGATCAAATTATTAGAGTATTAGAAGGCGATTCCTTGGTGGATTTTCTCTTAGCTTTTGGAGCTAAACTTAGCTGCAACTCTAAAGTGCCTTTCAGCTTGCCGGCATCAATGCTTGGATCTATTCAGAAAATTCTTCCTCTTAATGAATTTTTGAATCGAGATCTTTTCTTTGAAGATGAGGCCTCTTTTCTTAAAAGGGCAAAAGGGTTTAAACAAGTGCGCTTTTTTTCAAATCCAATAAATAATTTTCTTACATTTTTACAAAATAGAGAGCTTGATATACTCATTCGAAAACCTCTTTGCAACGGACGAATCGAGCTTCTAAATTATTTAAGGGAAATCGCGCTCAGCGTCGATTATCATAGATACGGGAATCTTGGAAGACGGGAGTCGGAGCAAAGAAGAGACCTTAAAAAACCCTCATTTGAGCCCGAGGATTGTAAAAATTGCCCCGAGAAAAAATGCTGCAACGATTAG
- a CDS encoding ATP-dependent helicase — MTVCVDPMEINFDEELNEEQLFAVKHIEGPMLVLAGAGSGKTRTVTYRISYLLSLGVPESQILGLTFTNKAAEEMKDRVTKLTKRHVWISTFHRLGVRILRESIDLLGLSKHFSIYDEEDSDKVLKSCLKDLGLEDKRYDSKAFKSAISREKNNMSSYETIDPSGDKDLLDHLSKVWKLYDERLRSFNAVDFDDLIYLPVKLFMENAAILERYQERFQFLLVDEYQDTNNAQYQLIKLLAERHKNIFVVGDPDQAIYSWRGATMRHILSFEEDFPGAKVVRIEENYRSYETILEAANALILQNSHRYDKRLKGVRGKGEPIQLFTADHEREEASFVADMLKKLHRSEDKSYGEMAVFYRTNFQSRALEDEFLSRAIPYTIVGGLSFYQRREIKDLIAYLKMAASDHDFIAFSRTINLPKRGIGQATLDKLKSFAELNQVSILESCHRALQGEDSSLKLSPKQISGIREYLDFILKLRETAKTRSMEDLVGAAIHEGRYLEHLREERETYDDRKENLDALLGKAIEWDEMHEAGTLEHFLEELTLKSSLDETSSEEEKVKLMTLHNSKGLEFSHVFIIGLEEDLLPHANSRESDDELEEERRLLYVGMTRAKDTLYLTHALYRYLFGSLRTQRASRFIREIPKMYLTRGGASYSYERTNQVEEIEEAYLEDLKPGDSVFHKDFGVGIVQESYESTLGLTYKVLFAKENRPKSLVAKYAKLKKL, encoded by the coding sequence ATGACTGTTTGTGTAGACCCGATGGAAATCAATTTTGATGAAGAACTAAATGAAGAGCAGCTTTTTGCCGTTAAGCATATCGAAGGCCCCATGCTTGTTCTTGCAGGGGCAGGCTCGGGGAAAACAAGAACTGTAACTTATCGTATTTCCTATCTTCTTTCACTTGGGGTTCCGGAAAGTCAAATCCTTGGGCTTACCTTTACCAATAAAGCGGCTGAAGAAATGAAAGACCGCGTGACAAAACTAACCAAAAGACATGTTTGGATTAGTACGTTTCATAGGTTGGGGGTTCGCATTTTAAGAGAATCGATAGATCTTTTGGGGCTATCAAAGCATTTTTCCATCTATGATGAAGAGGATTCAGACAAGGTTTTAAAATCTTGTTTAAAAGACTTGGGCCTTGAAGATAAACGCTATGATAGCAAGGCTTTTAAATCGGCCATTTCCCGTGAAAAAAACAATATGTCTTCTTATGAGACGATAGATCCATCCGGCGATAAGGATCTTTTAGATCATTTATCAAAAGTGTGGAAGCTATACGATGAAAGATTGAGATCTTTTAACGCCGTTGATTTTGATGATTTAATCTATCTACCCGTTAAATTGTTTATGGAAAATGCGGCTATTTTAGAAAGGTATCAGGAACGCTTTCAATTTCTTTTGGTGGATGAGTATCAAGATACGAATAATGCGCAGTACCAGCTCATCAAGCTTTTGGCGGAAAGGCATAAAAATATTTTTGTTGTGGGCGACCCCGACCAAGCGATTTATTCTTGGAGAGGGGCTACAATGCGCCACATTCTTTCCTTTGAGGAAGATTTTCCGGGCGCTAAAGTGGTTCGCATCGAAGAGAATTATAGAAGCTATGAAACTATTTTAGAAGCTGCGAATGCCCTTATTTTGCAAAATAGCCATCGTTATGACAAAAGGCTCAAAGGGGTTCGAGGAAAAGGGGAGCCTATACAACTCTTTACAGCTGACCATGAGAGGGAAGAAGCAAGCTTTGTTGCCGATATGCTGAAAAAACTTCATCGGAGCGAAGATAAATCCTATGGCGAGATGGCTGTTTTCTATAGAACAAACTTTCAGTCAAGAGCCCTTGAAGACGAATTTTTATCAAGAGCTATTCCCTATACTATTGTCGGGGGGCTATCCTTTTATCAAAGACGAGAAATCAAGGATTTGATCGCTTACTTAAAAATGGCCGCCTCGGATCACGATTTTATCGCATTTTCCCGAACGATTAATTTACCGAAACGCGGAATAGGCCAGGCGACTTTAGATAAGTTAAAGTCTTTTGCTGAATTAAATCAGGTCAGCATTTTAGAAAGCTGCCATAGAGCTCTCCAAGGAGAAGATTCAAGCCTTAAATTGTCGCCTAAGCAGATAAGCGGGATCAGGGAATACCTTGATTTTATTTTAAAACTTAGGGAAACCGCTAAGACAAGGTCTATGGAGGATCTTGTTGGAGCAGCAATTCATGAAGGCCGCTATCTAGAGCATTTACGGGAAGAGCGAGAGACTTATGATGATCGAAAAGAAAACTTGGATGCTCTTCTTGGAAAAGCGATTGAATGGGATGAGATGCATGAAGCCGGAACTTTAGAACATTTTTTAGAAGAACTCACTTTAAAATCCTCTCTTGATGAAACCTCTTCTGAAGAAGAAAAAGTTAAATTAATGACCCTTCATAATAGTAAGGGCCTTGAGTTTAGCCATGTTTTTATCATCGGGCTTGAGGAAGATTTATTGCCGCACGCCAATTCTCGAGAGAGCGATGATGAATTAGAAGAGGAGAGAAGGCTTCTCTACGTAGGTATGACAAGGGCCAAAGACACTCTATACTTGACTCACGCTCTTTATCGCTATTTATTCGGTTCATTAAGAACTCAGAGAGCGAGCCGCTTTATCCGGGAAATTCCAAAAATGTACCTTACCCGAGGAGGGGCTTCTTATAGTTATGAGAGGACAAATCAAGTAGAGGAAATTGAAGAAGCTTATTTAGAAGATTTGAAACCGGGAGATTCTGTTTTCCATAAGGATTTTGGCGTCGGGATTGTTCAGGAGTCTTATGAAAGCACTCTTGGCCTTACTTACAAGGTTTTATTTGCCAAAGAAAACCGGCCTAAAAGTCTTGTGGCTAAGTATGCAAAACTAAAAAAATTATAA